The Oncorhynchus tshawytscha isolate Ot180627B unplaced genomic scaffold, Otsh_v2.0 Un_contig_8128_pilon_pilon, whole genome shotgun sequence region CAGTGGTCAGTGGATGTGACTCTGGATCCTGATACAGCACACTGCAAGCTCATTGTGTCAGAGGACAGGAAACAAGTGAGCTATGGAGACATACGGCAGATTCTCCCTGACCTCCCAGAGAGGTTTGAATGTTATCTATCGATCCTGGGAAAGGAGGGCTTCTCCTCAGGGAGATTCTACTTTGAGGTTCAGGTGAGAGGGAAGATTGAATGGCAGGTAGGAGTGGCCAGAGAGTCCATCATCAGGAAGGGCCCAACGGCTGTAAGCCCTGAGGGTGGACTCTGGGCTCTGTATATGAATAGGAATAAGTATATAGCCAAGGACACACCCCATATGCACCTCTTCCTGAGTCAGAAACCCCAGAAGGTGGGGGTGTTTGTGGATTACAAGGAGGGTCAGATCTCCTTTTATGATGTAGAAAACATGTCTCATATCTACTCTTTCTCTGGTTGTACCTTCACTGAGAAACTATATCCATTTTTGAACCCCTGTGATAATGAGGAGGGTTCAAACTCAGCCCCATTGGTCATCTCTCCTGTCAATCACACTGACTGAATTGGGGTCCAATAAGGCAGAAGTGCTGATAATATTGGGCCGTTTTTCAGGGGTCTGCCAGGTAGTCGTACACCAAATTTCATAACATCTAGGGTTTAACATCATGTCAGAAACTGCATCAACATGATCATCTGAAGCATGCCTGCAATTTATCTAACGTGGTGTTCAATGATTGGTTCATTTGCGCAACATTAATTATTTGCGCCCTGTTTAGACCATGATGTTTGATATGGTTTTGGTGTTAAAATCAGAGGATAATGCTTGGAATCTGATCTACAGTAGAATGTGTTTTAGTTTGTGTCTTTGTTCCCATTTCTTTTCCCCATGTTTCAGTATAGTGTGTTGAGACGTTGTTTGGATTAATTTGGGAGTATGTACTGAATTTTCCAAATCTAGTACAAGGCATAACATTTCTAGTGAGTTTTATGTTTAGTTGCATGTGGTCCATGTCAAATAAACATGATAGAATAAATAAATGCTTTGTTCTTGTTTTTATGAGTCTAAAATTGTTTATAAGGGTGATACAGTGGAACAGAGGGGTTACTGTAGCAGTGCCTTGAAGTAATCTGAGTCCCACAATGACCTCTATTTCTGGCTACCTCCCAGCACCTCAATACTCTACCTCCCAGCACCTCAATACTCTACCTCCCAGCACCTCAATACTCTACCTCCCAGCACCTCAATACTCTACCTCCCAGCACCTCAATACTCTACCTCCCAGCACCTCAATACTCTACCTCCCAACCCCTCAATACTCTACCTCCCagcacctccctctacctcccagtaCCTCCAGCACCAAGGGTTTAAAATACATACAGGCcctggtgccatttgagacacaggaaggaacagacaTGTTCACTGGACCAACACTGGGATATGATACATTTATACATGagtcgaacacacacacaatgcctttACCAAAACAAACTTAAGATCTCCTTTTATGATGTAGAAAACAGGTCTCATATCTACTATTTCACTGGTTGTACCTTCACTGAGAAACTATATCCATACTTGAACCCGTGATAATGAGGGTCCAAACTCAGCCCCATTGGTCATCTCTCCTGTCAATCACACTGACTGAATTGGTGTCCAATAAGGCAACAGATGACAATCTGATGGAGCAAATAACAATTAGAGTAACACATCCAATTGTAAAGAGTGTTAATAATAATGGGGCACGTTCCAGAGGGTCTGCCATGCAGTCACAAACCAAATTTCACAACACCTGGACAGGTGTTTAACAACATGTCAGAAACCACATCAATAAGATATTATAATATGAAGCATGACTGCAATGTATCTAATGATTGGGTAATTTGTGCAGCATGACTTCTTTGCGGCCTGTTTAGACCATGATGTTTGATATGGTTTTGGTTTTAAAATCAGAGGATAATGCTTGGAATCTGATCTACAGTAGAATATTGTTAAAGTTAGTCTGACTTCGTTCCCATTTCTTTTTCTCATTCAGTGTTGGGACCTTGTTCGGGTTCATTTGGGAGTAGGTTGTACTGAATTAGATCAATTTAGCAGGATGCATGGAATTTCTTGTGCAATTTATCTTTTAATCGTACGTGAACCCTGTCAAATAAACATAATAAATATGTTTGTTTGGttcaataaaataataacatACAGCTAAATGTTTAGTAAAAAAGGAGATTAGCATCCTGTTGGAGGTAGAAGGTTAAGCTTCCCAGAGGACagtggaagagagggatgactgcAGCAGTGGCTTCTGAGGCCCACACTGACCTCTAGATGTGGCCCCTCCCTCCAGAAGCCAGggttaaaaacacacacaggccctGGTTTCATTTGAGACACAAGAAGGAACTAACACCTTCACTGGACTCTGATACATTTATACACGACTcgaaaacacgcacacacaccaaacgtgcacacacacaccaaacgtgcacgcacacaccaaacgtgcacgcacacaccaaacgtgcacacacacacaccaaacgtgcacgcacacaccaaacatgcacgcacacaccaaacgtgcacacacacaccaaacatgcacgcacacaccaaacgtgcacacacacacactagttctCATTTACCTGTACAACTTTAAATGGACAAATAAACTAAACCAAGCACAGAGAATGTGAAACAgttaagtcaaatcaaatgttattggtcacatacacatggttagcagatgtttatgcgagtagcaaaatgcttgtgcttctggttccgaccgtgcagtaatatctaacaagtaaactacctgatacacacacaagtgtaaaggaatgattaagaatacgtacataaaaatatatggatgagcgatggtatttagtcagccaccaattgtgcaagttctcccacataaaaagatgaggcctgtaattttcatcataggtacacttcaactatgacagacaaaatgagcacaaaaaacaatccagaaaatcacattgtaggatttttaatgaatttatttgcaaattatggtggaaaataagtatttagtcaataacaaaagtttattttcaatactttgttatataccctttgttggcaatgacagaggtcaaacgttttctgtaagtctccacaaggttttcacacactgttgctggtattttggcccattcctccatgcagatcttctctagagcagtgatgttttggggctgttgctgggacacggactttcaactccctccaaaaatgttctatggggttgagatctggagactggctaaaggccactccaggaccttgaaatgtacatataagccactccttcgttggtgggcggtgtgtttgggatcattgtca contains the following coding sequences:
- the LOC121842270 gene encoding zinc-binding protein A33-like, whose translation is MSTSSNVLSEEQFLCSICLDVFTEPVSIPCGHNFCKACISEYWNTTALCQCPLCKDTFNRRPDLKTNTTLRDVADHFKRMKVSGREESSSKPGEVAQVQQMIQERQDPELRRLRQWSVDVTLDPDTAHCKLIVSEDRKQVSYGDIRQILPDLPERFECYLSILGKEGFSSGRFYFEVQVRGKIEWQVGVARESIIRKGPTAVSPEGGLWALYMNRNKYIAKDTPHMHLFLSQKPQKVGVFVDYKEGQISFYDVENMSHIYSFSGCTFTEKLYPFLNPCDNEEGSNSAPLVISPVNHTD